GAGCTGGTGGCGCCGGCCGAGGCGATCCTGCTCGACGCGAAGACCGAGGCCGAGCTGACCGAGCTGCCGGCCGAGGAGGCCGCCGAGCTGCTGGAGTCGATCGGGCAGAACGAGCCGGGCCTCGACCAGCTGGCGAAGGTGGGCTTCCGGACGCTGGGGCTGCAGACCTACCTGACGGCGGGGCCGAAGGAGGCGCGCGCCTGGACCATCCCGGTCGGCGCGACCGCCCCGCAGGCGGCCGGTGTCATCCACACCGACTTCCAGCGCGGCTTCATCAAGGCCGAGGTCGTGTCCTACGACCAGCTGATGGAGGCCGGCTCGATGGCCGAGGCCAAGTCCCGAGGCTGGGTGCGCATCGAGGGCAAGGACTACGTCATGGCCGACGGCGACGTCGTGGAGTTCCGCTTCAACGTGTAGGTGACAGCATTCGTGCAGGTTAGCGACTTGTTGGGGTGGCCGAGTCCGCACCCGGTCCGCGACTGTCCGCGAAGAGTTCCTCGGCGGCACGCCTCGTGCGGTCCTCAGCAGTGGGCCAGAGGAGGCTGTAGCTGTTCAGCGTCGTGGTGGCGCCGGCGTGCGCCAGGTCCCGCTGGACGGTGACGACGTCGCAGCCCGGAGGCGATGAGCCGCGGGCGGCGGCGGGGACCCGCCGCCGCCCGGAACCGCCGGTCAGTCCTTGATCGACTGGTACACGATCGCCCGGAAGTCGGCCTCGGGGAGGTCAATCCCCCATGCGAGCTGGTCAGCTAGTCACCGACTGCCGCGCTCGGAGCGCGCACAGAGTCGACGCGCGTACGTTCAGGGCAGCCGCCGAATCTGAAAAGGTTGGGTCACGCGGTCAGGTTCCATCGGTCGACTGCAGACGATCGATGGAACCGTCCCTCCCGCTCAGCTAGCCGCCAAGCTCTCGCTCGTCGCGGTCCCAGCGGGACTCGTAGAAGCGGGCCCGGTTCAGCTCTGTCGGCCAGCCGTGTGCGCGGCCGTACTTCGTCCTGCGCGGCCCGGATGCCTGCCAGAGCCAGCCGGATCCGGTCGGCATCGGCTGAGCCGATCTCCCTCGAATCGGGAACACCATCGAGTGCTGGTCCCCTCACGAGCGTGTCACCAGCAGACACGAAGAGCCGCCGGACGTCGCGTGACCGGATGTCCCGACGGCAGCCTTCAGAGACAGACCCAGGCCTGTGGTCCGCCCTGCCCGTACGGCAATGGCCCGTGCAAGAGCCGCAACGGTTGGTCCACCACCGTGGTCACTGTGCGGTCACTCTGCCCGGATCAGGACACTCGGGATGCAGTCACCGGTCCGGAAGTCCCTGAAGCCGAGCTCGGCGCACAGCGAGTGTGGCACGAAGGCAAGGTCGTCCGGGTCCAGCACCGGTAGACCTCCGCGCGTCTCGACGTACTTCACCGACTGCCTCAGCAGGTACCGCGCGATGCCATAGTCGTGCCTGGACGGCTTCACGAACAGTCGTCCGATCACCAGCAGGTCGTCGGCCTTCCGGTGGGTCTGTGCGACGACGTCGAGGACCCAGCGGGCGTCGAGCGGCCGGTAGATCTGGACGTGGCCGACCACGTTCCGGGTCGGGGCAACGCTCACCGGCGCCTGGTCGAACACCCACGAGCGCTCGGCGTCGACCTCCTGCAGCCAGTCCCGCGGCTGCCGTCCCGCGAGGACGCCGGCATGGTCGTCCAGCTCGCCGAGGACGTCGCACAGGCGGTCGAGGTCCTCGTCCCTGCGCCCACGGATCATCGTGGCCCGAGGCTAGCGGTCGCGTCGCAGCCGAGAACCCGACCGTGGGACGTGTGCAGAGCAACCTCACGGTCGCCTCCGTGGAGGAACCTGGTCACCCCGACCCTCGAGGCGGCCGAAGTGGCCGCCGCGGAGGTGGGCGCTGCCGCGAGGTCGGCGGCGTGGCTGGCCTCCCAGCACGGCTGGCACTGGACCGAGGACGGCGCCTGGACCCGGCTGGCCGTGGGCGACGCCGACCGGGTCACCGGCGCGGCCCACGCCGGCCCAGGGGCCGAGGCGGAGCTCGTTCGGGGGACCTGCTGGTCGTCGACGAGGCCGGGACGCTCGACCAGGACACCGCCCGCTCGCTGCTGACCGTCGCCGACGGGAACGTGACCCTGATGGCGCTGCTCGGCGACCGGCACCAACTCGCCGCCGTCGGCCGCAGCGGCGTCCTGGACCGCGCCGCCCCGCCAGGTCGACCCGGCAGCCCACCTGACCCTCGACGCGGTGCACCGCTTCGTCCGCACCGACCAGGTTGCGCAGACGGCGCCGGATGACGGGTTCCCTGGTTGCGATCGCTGCCGCTGTCAGCCGGGCAGCCGACCTCGCGGTGGTGGTCGACACCCGCGAGCAGGCCGGCGAGCCGAGCGCCGCCATCCGAGACCGGCTGATCGCCGCCGGCCGGGTCGACGACACCCGGGTCGCTCCCACCCGGGCCGGGCAGCGCATCGGGGTCGGCGACCAGATCGCCACCCGCCGCAACGCCCGCCACCTCGGCGTCGCCAACCGCGACACCTGGACCGTCACCGCCATCGACACAGCACCGACCGCACTCGCGGTCGGCTGACGACCATCCCACCGTCAGCGCCGGGCGTCCGTCATCCGCGCCCCGACCACGACCGGCAGCCCGTGGCACTCCCGGCACGAGGCCCGGCTTCGGGCGATGAGCCTGGCGCACCACTGACCTGGAGGACGACACCCCAGCGTCACGCGTCCAGGTCATCGCGCATCCCATGACCTGTTGGCAGCGACTCGTGTACGCGACGTGTCGTCGCTGTCAGCGGCCCCGACTGCGCGCTCGGCCCGGCCGCGTCAGCTTCGGGTCAGATGTCCACCCTGTAATGGACCACCAGGTCTGACACCTCCAGTTTTCCCTGGCCGAAGTTGAAGGTCACCTTCGCCTGGTTCTGCCCGACGCGAAGGAGATCTGCATCGAACTCCTCCTG
This region of Geodermatophilus bullaregiensis genomic DNA includes:
- a CDS encoding GNAT family N-acetyltransferase yields the protein MIRGRRDEDLDRLCDVLGELDDHAGVLAGRQPRDWLQEVDAERSWVFDQAPVSVAPTRNVVGHVQIYRPLDARWVLDVVAQTHRKADDLLVIGRLFVKPSRHDYGIARYLLRQSVKYVETRGGLPVLDPDDLAFVPHSLCAELGFRDFRTGDCIPSVLIRAE